CTCTTTTATATTCTCCGTAAGGTCAAAGTCTTCTTTGTTTTTAAGCTCTGCGATTATATGCTCGCTATCGCGAACGTTCATCGCACAACCGAGAGTCTCTATATAAAGCTTCTTTGTCAAATCCTCTTCCTTTACTTTAAAATATGTACTTCATAGAGATAGTCGTTATCGTCAAGTCCGTATTTGACCTCTCTTAAATATACACTGTAACCTTTATTCTCAAAATACTCAACCATTTCAACAAGATCCTTATGGGCATTTTCTCTATCGAAATAGAAAATCTTTTCTCCCTCTTTTTCTACCTCTTCTTCAATCTTTTCTAAAGTTATAGGTTTTGGCTTGTTTTTCAGTTCGTTTCTCGCTAATTTTAACTCCATATTTACCCTTTAAACAGTTTTTGGTATTATATCAAAAAAGTGGCGTATTATTGCTATTGGAAACTTTTCTTAAACTTAATTCAAGCTAAAATTAATTATAATTACCAAACTCTCAAAAGCTTCTAACCGCTTTTTATAAAATCAAAAATTAAGACAATACAAGGAAAGAGATGGAAAAGATAGTAGATATAATAGACTCTATTGCGCATGAAAAAAATCTTGATGTAGAAAATGTTACAAACGCTATAAAAACGGCAATCGTTAGAACCGCAAAAAATGTTTTAGGCGAAGAGCTAGAGTTTGACGTTGATATAGATAAACAGAGCAAAAAGGCAAACGTTTTTCAAAAAGTAACCGTAGTTGCCGATGATGACGAAAGAGCAAATGAAGATAGCGAAAAGTATATAACATTAAACGAAGCAAAAGAGATAGATCCTGATGTGGAAATTGGAGATGAACTTAGGTATCCGATAGATTTTGAAGGGCTTGGAAGAACTGCGGCTTTACATCTGCAGCGAGAGATAGAGTATCACATCCAAAGACTTGTAGAACAGAAACTATTTCAAAAATACCAGAACAGAGTTGGAAAAATCATCAGCGGTACCGTAACAAGAGTCGATAGAGAAGAGAACACATACATAGAAGTTGATGAAGTAAAAGCGGTTCTTCCTATGAGATACAGAATAAAAGGGGAGCATTTCAAAACCGGTAATGTTGTAAAAGCAATTCTTAGAAAAGTAGTAATAGACAGGATTCATGGAATATATCTTGAACTCTCAAGAACAACACCTAAATTTCTGGAAGAACTTTTAAAGCTAGAAGTGCCGGAAATCAAGGACACTCTCGTCAATGTCGAAAAAGTGGCCAGAATACCCGGAGAAAGAGCAAAAGTAGCCTTAACTTCAACTTCACCCCAAATTGACCCTATAGGAGCTTGCGTAGGAGTTAAAGGTGTTAGGATAAACGCAGTTAGTAAAGAGCTTAACGGAGAAAGTATAGACTGTATCGAATATTCGCCCGTTCCGGAAATCTTTGTAGCAAGAAGTCTTAGTCCAGCTATTATAACCAGCGTAAAAATAGAAGATAAAAAAGCTATTGTTACACTACCTGCTGATCAAAAATCAAAAGCTATAGGTAAAAGCGGAATAAACATAAGATTAGCTTCTATGCTAACCGGATACGAGATAGAACTACAAGAAAAAGCCGGAGTCGCCGGTATAACAACTAAAGAAGCCATAAGTGAAGAAGAAGGACCAAAGATTACGTTAGAAGATCTTTTTAAAGAGTAAATTTAGTATATTAGTATATTAGTATATTAGTGCAAAAACCCGATTAAGCCCTCTGAAAAATTACAAAGTGAGCGAAAGCTTTGTAATTTTTCAGAACATTCAACTACCAATATACCAATAACTATTAGTTCTTAAAATATGGATTAAGTTTTAAAAGAATAAGATCTGCTAATATATTTCCAAGAAGCGTTAAAAAGGCAGTTATTATCAAAATTCCCATAATCACCGGATAGTCTCTAGAAAGTGCCGCCTGATAAAAAAGAAGCCCCATTCCGTTTATCGAAAATATAGACTCAAGTATGACGCTACCGCCGATTAATCCCGGAAGAGAAAGACCAAGTATAGTAATAAGAGGAGGAGATAGATTTGGTAGTATGAACTTTTTTATTATAGTTTTTTCGTCGGCGCCTCTAGCCTTAGCAAAAAATATATAATCACTCTTTAAAATCTCCTGCGTAAGCGAACGTATATACATAGCAAAGGAACCAAAACTAACAAAAATAATGACAATGAGAGGAAGTACTAAATGCCAGATTAGATCTAAATAGTAAAATATACCAGATTTTGGCTCAAGCGAATGAAGACCGCTTATAGGAAAGAGTTTTAGTTCTACGGCAAAAACTATAATCAAAATCAGTGCGAGATAAAATGATGGCATGGAAAAGCTAACAAGAGAGAACTGTTTGACTACTTTATCAAAAAACGAGTTTTGTTTGATAGCCGCTTTCATACCAAGATATAAAGATAAAACAAATACTATCAACATGCTAGATAGATTGATCCCCAATGTTATACCGATTCTATCCATTATCTCATCGGTTACGCTTTTGCCACTTGCAAAAGATACTCCAAAGTCAAAATGAAGTATCGACCATACCCAAGAAAGATACTGCTCTAAAAGAGGCTTATCAAGACCGTAGATCTTTTTAAGATGCTCTAAAGACTCCTTTGTTATATTGGGATTGAGTTCACCCGCGCTAAAAAAGCTATTGGGCGCTAGATGGATAGCCAAAAAAGAGATAAGAGAAATGATAAAAAGCATCAAAAAGATGTATGATAGTTTTTTTATAAATATTTTCATAAAGAAAATTATACAAAAAAGAGTCTAAAGAGACAAAAGCCTCTATTTTACTTTATGTAGTTCGGTATCTATTAAGCTTTCAAGCTTTTCACTCTCGTCATAAAGAGTTTTAAAATCAGGAGAAAATTTGAGTTTTCTTGAAACGCCGCCGAAAGACAAAAATCCAAGTCTAGCGTCTTCACCTATATTGACTATTATTTTTCTTTTTGGCTCGTCAATATGCTCTATAGACCATTTTCCTTCGACAATCCTGCTTCCTTTTTTGAAAACAGCTTTATCTTTTTTAAACAAATACTTAACACTTCCGTCATTTGATTGCCATTCACCTAGTAAAGCCTTAGCAAACTTTGAGTCCATATATTTTTTTGAAGTTTCGTTAGTTATAGTCTGAGCTGCCTCAATATCTTTTGGTTTAATCTCCTCCCATTTGCCATCTTTTCTAAGAGCTATATTTTTATCTCCCTTTTTAACGATAGTAACCTCTTCCCAAGTTCCGTCATCTTTCAAAAGAACAGATTTTCCATTATCAAGAGTGATATATTCTGAAGAAAAGGCTAAAAGTGATGTAAAAAGAAGTAGCGAGATCTTTTTTTTCATAATAATTCCTTCTAGGAGGATATCTATAACTAAAAAAGCCCGAGCAAAAGCCCGGGCATGGCATATTGTTATTTATAGATTTAGAAATTGTATGTTAGGTATACTTGAAGTATATTATAGTTATTTGTATTATCTTTTGCATTGATATAAGCTATAGTAGTATCTAGTGAACCGTAAGACTTTGAAGCCGTTAGAGCAACTTCAGTCAAATCAGGTGTTGTACCTTCATGGTCTGCATTGGTAAAGTAGATACCAAAATCTGCAACATCTTTCATACTATATTCAGCAGAAATATTGTATGAATCGGTTCCTGCTTGACCAACATGTCCATAGTTCCACCAAGCTTCTGTGTAGAGTTTTGACTGTGATGTTCCACCTGTATAATTTGTTGCAGTATTTGCAACAGGAAGCGCGTTTCCACTATCAACAGTAGAGTATGCTGCAGATACAGTTATACCTTCAACATTTCCACTTAATTTAAATGCTACTGCACTAGAATCATCTAAAGCTCCTAAACGATCATCCGGAGAAATCGTTGCGTACTGTACGCCTAAACCCACGCCTTCAGAAACATCTTTAAGATCAATATCAGCTTGTAACCATAGAGCTTGAGCTGTACTTATAATATCGTAATACCATGCTTGAAAAGTTGTATTTGGTATTGCCGTAGTAATAGCACCAAACGCAAAAGCTCCGTCACTAAAATAAGTTGTAAAAGGATCCGCACCTGAAGCAGCATTATTTGTTACTCCAAAAACTGCATTCCCGCCATTACCGCGACCAACGAATGCTGCCACTAAAGTAGTATCTTTAATATCTTGGTTTAAAGCTACGGCCGCTTCAAAAGTGTTGTGTGCGATTGACCATGTTTCTGTAAATGCAAGTGGAGTATCAAGAGCTTGTCTACCTACTTTAAGAGTCGTGTTTCCAAACGATTTCGCTAGCCATGCTTCACTTGCCCACCATTGGTTACCAAGACCTCCATCCCATACACTATTTACCAATTGTCTTTCAAGTCCTAAAGTAGAAAGCATTGTAACGTTAACTTTTCCTTGAACATCTTCAGGAAGTTCAAGTGACGCGCCAAGATTTAATGCTGTTTGAGCCATAGCACCTTCACGTGCAAATAGATCTACATCTTTTCCTTTATCAGATGTACTATAAAAAAGCTTAGCATCTCCGCCAAATTTCACATTGACATCAGCAAAAGCTGAAACACTTAAAGCCATTAACGCTGCAAGACTAAGTTTTGCAAATTTCATTCTTACTCCTTTGAAATATATAAAAAATTTGAATCTTTAATAACAAACCACACGAGGATTATAGCAAACATTTCTTAAAAAAATGTTATAAAAATATCACTTTTCTTTTTTAGACTTATAAAATTTTCCTATTTTTAATGTTGTTGTTGAGATTTGTAACGCTCCCATACCATCTGCGTTTTTCCGTCAACATCCTCAACTTCAGCAAGGCCCATTATGTTATATCCAGCATCCACATAGTGTATCTCTCCAGTTACACCACTTGCAAGATCGCTTAAAAGATACATACCGCTGTTTCCAACCTCATCAATAGTAACGTTTCTCCTAAGTGGCGCGTTTG
This Nitrosophilus labii DNA region includes the following protein-coding sequences:
- a CDS encoding HP0268 family nuclease, producing MELKLARNELKNKPKPITLEKIEEEVEKEGEKIFYFDRENAHKDLVEMVEYFENKGYSVYLREVKYGLDDNDYLYEVHILK
- the nusA gene encoding transcription termination factor NusA, with product MEKIVDIIDSIAHEKNLDVENVTNAIKTAIVRTAKNVLGEELEFDVDIDKQSKKANVFQKVTVVADDDERANEDSEKYITLNEAKEIDPDVEIGDELRYPIDFEGLGRTAALHLQREIEYHIQRLVEQKLFQKYQNRVGKIISGTVTRVDREENTYIEVDEVKAVLPMRYRIKGEHFKTGNVVKAILRKVVIDRIHGIYLELSRTTPKFLEELLKLEVPEIKDTLVNVEKVARIPGERAKVALTSTSPQIDPIGACVGVKGVRINAVSKELNGESIDCIEYSPVPEIFVARSLSPAIITSVKIEDKKAIVTLPADQKSKAIGKSGINIRLASMLTGYEIELQEKAGVAGITTKEAISEEEGPKITLEDLFKE
- a CDS encoding ABC transporter permease — translated: MKIFIKKLSYIFLMLFIISLISFLAIHLAPNSFFSAGELNPNITKESLEHLKKIYGLDKPLLEQYLSWVWSILHFDFGVSFASGKSVTDEIMDRIGITLGINLSSMLIVFVLSLYLGMKAAIKQNSFFDKVVKQFSLVSFSMPSFYLALILIIVFAVELKLFPISGLHSLEPKSGIFYYLDLIWHLVLPLIVIIFVSFGSFAMYIRSLTQEILKSDYIFFAKARGADEKTIIKKFILPNLSPPLITILGLSLPGLIGGSVILESIFSINGMGLLFYQAALSRDYPVIMGILIITAFLTLLGNILADLILLKLNPYFKN
- a CDS encoding DUF3157 family protein; the protein is MKKKISLLLFTSLLAFSSEYITLDNGKSVLLKDDGTWEEVTIVKKGDKNIALRKDGKWEEIKPKDIEAAQTITNETSKKYMDSKFAKALLGEWQSNDGSVKYLFKKDKAVFKKGSRIVEGKWSIEHIDEPKRKIIVNIGEDARLGFLSFGGVSRKLKFSPDFKTLYDESEKLESLIDTELHKVK
- a CDS encoding OprD family outer membrane porin produces the protein MKFAKLSLAALMALSVSAFADVNVKFGGDAKLFYSTSDKGKDVDLFAREGAMAQTALNLGASLELPEDVQGKVNVTMLSTLGLERQLVNSVWDGGLGNQWWASEAWLAKSFGNTTLKVGRQALDTPLAFTETWSIAHNTFEAAVALNQDIKDTTLVAAFVGRGNGGNAVFGVTNNAASGADPFTTYFSDGAFAFGAITTAIPNTTFQAWYYDIISTAQALWLQADIDLKDVSEGVGLGVQYATISPDDRLGALDDSSAVAFKLSGNVEGITVSAAYSTVDSGNALPVANTATNYTGGTSQSKLYTEAWWNYGHVGQAGTDSYNISAEYSMKDVADFGIYFTNADHEGTTPDLTEVALTASKSYGSLDTTIAYINAKDNTNNYNILQVYLTYNF